One part of the Cystobacter ferrugineus genome encodes these proteins:
- a CDS encoding Kelch repeat-containing protein — MKFQVSSLVMMGWLSMSTATMASGTEALSTGVGTWTPTAAKALPYATNSAVRLRASGEVMESYQGFVQRYNPYTDTWRVMNPVCSPGFCRIHSMVQLGSGQVLAIAGNNHKRGDYWTLKTYDPTTDVWANLPSHSLPFADFSLTVLGSGRVLMAGGFNFELSEPVPQSSAEELDPATQTWTPVASMNSPRSGHLATVLYSGKVLVVGGEPEGTATAEIYDPSKKTWTLTPPPPYLLRPQQAIRLNSGQVMVLVDGESPTEAETHLYDPYNSRWLAGPPLPFATPSSSTMLYSGEVLVFNDAGQAAVYDPTQNAWLPVASATQAPPYTPTFGVLLHTGQVLRLGGAIDAPISERFTR, encoded by the coding sequence ATGAAGTTCCAAGTCTCATCCCTGGTGATGATGGGCTGGTTGTCCATGTCGACCGCGACGATGGCGAGCGGAACCGAGGCCCTGAGCACGGGCGTCGGCACCTGGACGCCCACCGCCGCCAAGGCCCTGCCCTACGCCACCAACAGCGCCGTGCGCCTGCGCGCCTCGGGCGAGGTGATGGAGTCCTATCAGGGCTTCGTGCAACGCTATAACCCATACACCGATACCTGGCGGGTCATGAACCCCGTGTGCTCGCCGGGGTTCTGCCGCATCCACTCGATGGTGCAACTGGGCTCGGGCCAGGTGCTGGCGATCGCGGGCAACAACCACAAGCGGGGCGACTACTGGACGCTCAAGACGTACGACCCGACCACCGACGTCTGGGCCAACCTTCCCTCGCACTCGCTGCCCTTCGCGGACTTCTCCCTGACGGTGCTGGGCTCGGGCCGGGTACTCATGGCGGGAGGATTCAACTTCGAGCTCAGTGAGCCCGTCCCCCAGAGCAGCGCGGAGGAGCTCGATCCGGCCACCCAGACCTGGACGCCGGTGGCGAGCATGAACTCGCCACGCTCCGGGCACCTCGCGACGGTGCTGTACTCGGGCAAGGTGCTGGTGGTGGGCGGCGAGCCGGAGGGCACGGCCACCGCCGAGATCTACGATCCCTCCAAGAAGACCTGGACCCTCACGCCCCCTCCGCCCTACCTCCTCCGCCCCCAGCAGGCGATCCGCCTCAACTCGGGCCAGGTGATGGTGCTGGTGGACGGCGAGAGCCCCACCGAGGCCGAGACGCACCTGTACGATCCCTACAACTCGCGCTGGCTCGCGGGCCCGCCGCTGCCGTTCGCCACCCCCTCCTCCTCCACGATGCTCTACTCGGGCGAGGTGCTGGTCTTCAACGACGCCGGGCAGGCCGCAGTGTATGACCCCACCCAGAACGCGTGGCTGCCCGTGGCCTCCGCCACCCAGGCCCCACCCTACACCCCCACCTTCGGGGTGTTGCTCCACACGGGTCAGGTGCTGAGGCTGGGAGGCGCCATCGACGCGCCCATCTCCGAGCGCTTCACCCGCTGA